In Antricoccus suffuscus, the genomic stretch AAGGTCGTGACCGAGATGAACTCCAAGGTCGACAACGACGGCGAGAAGCCGGCCGCAGTCGCCAAGGCGTTCCTGAAGGACCACGGCTACATCGATTAGCTTCCGGTACGGCGCTCCATCTGCTTCGCGGTTGGGGCGCCGTACGCATGTGTAACACCTAAAGAGGAGAAGGAAAGTTGAAGAGGAATTTACGCGCGAGCCTGATCGCCGTTGCAGCCGTTTTTAGCCTGACACTCGGCGCATGCTCATCGAACACCGACGTCAGCAAGGGCGACTCGGGCGGCGCCGCATCCGGCGGCTCGATCGGCAAGAACTACGACCTCAAAGGCGCGTCGTTCAAGGTCGGCTCCAAGGAGTTCACCGAATCGGTCATCCTCGGCCAGATCACGATCGCCGCGCTGGACGCGGCCGGCGGCAAGGCGGCGGACAAGACCGGCATCAGCGGCACCGACACCGTGCGCGCGGCGCTGACCTCCGGCGAGATCGACATGTACTGGGACTACACCGGCACCGGCTGGGTCAACATCCTCGGCAACTCCACGACCGACGTACCGACCGATCTTTACAAGGCCGTGTCCGAGGCAGACAAGGCCAACGGCGTGACGTGGCTGCCGCCGGCGCCGCTGAACAACACCTACGCCATCGCGGCCAAGAAAGACTGGGCCTCGAAGAACAAGATCGAGTCGATCTCCGACGCCGCGGCGTACATCGCGAAGAACCCCAACGACGGCACGATCTGCGCGGCCAGCGAATTCCTCAACCGCGACGACGGCCTGCCGGGCGTGGAGAAGGCCTATGGGACCAAGTTCAAGGTCACCGAACTCGACCTCAACCTGATCTTCCCGCAGGTCGGCAAGGACTGTAACTTCGGCGAAGTCACCTCCACCGACGCGCGGGTGAAGTCCAACGACCTCGTCGTACTGAAGGACGACAAGAAGTTCTTCGTCGAGTACAACGCGGCGCTGACGGTGAAGACCGACGTACTGGACAAGAACCCCGACATCGCGAAGATCTTCGCGCCGATCAGCAAGAAGCTCACCAGCGAGACCATGCTGGGGCTCAACGCCAAAGTCGACATCGACGGCGACAAGCCGGCCGCGGTCGCGAAGGAGTTCCTGAAGAAGAACGGCTTCATCGACTAACTGTCTTGTAGCCGCTTGTGTCACGAACCGTGCCCTTGTGTCACCGACGTCGGTGACACAAGGGCACGGTCGATGATACCGGCGGGAGTTGGTGACCAACGTTTCGACCGCGGGCCGCAGCTAGGCGGCGACGAAGTACCAAACGACGCCGATCGCCCACATCGAACCGGCCAGGCACGCGCAGCAAAACTCGATCAGGATCCCGACGCCGGTCGCTTTCAACGCGGCGATCGCCGCGGACCAGGCCTCGGCAGCATTGGCGCGCCGCTGCAGTTCGCTGAGGAACAGGCCGAGCGTGAAGCCGACGAATAAACCGACCACCGGAACCACGAACATCCCGACGACGGCGAAGATCCCGCCGACCAGCACCGACCTGCCGGGGACCTTGCGTTCCTTGAGCTTGCGACCGGTCAGCACCAGCGACGCGGACCATCCGATGAGCACCAGCGCCATGCCGAGCCCGCCCATGACCCACGCCGGTGGCGCATCGAGGGTCCAGGCCCACCCCAGCAGTGTCAACAGCGCCAGCAGGCTTCCGGGCAGCACCGGAACGATCGTGCCGATCGCGGCGACGACAAGGAGTAATCCGGCCATTACTGTGACGATGATTTGCAAACTCACACGGAAAGTATCTCATCGCGCCCGCTGTTTGGTGTGCAAACGAGCACA encodes the following:
- a CDS encoding glycine betaine ABC transporter substrate-binding protein; its protein translation is MKRNLRASLIAVAAVFSLTLGACSSNTDVSKGDSGGAASGGSIGKNYDLKGASFKVGSKEFTESVILGQITIAALDAAGGKAADKTGISGTDTVRAALTSGEIDMYWDYTGTGWVNILGNSTTDVPTDLYKAVSEADKANGVTWLPPAPLNNTYAIAAKKDWASKNKIESISDAAAYIAKNPNDGTICAASEFLNRDDGLPGVEKAYGTKFKVTELDLNLIFPQVGKDCNFGEVTSTDARVKSNDLVVLKDDKKFFVEYNAALTVKTDVLDKNPDIAKIFAPISKKLTSETMLGLNAKVDIDGDKPAAVAKEFLKKNGFID
- a CDS encoding DUF456 domain-containing protein, which gives rise to MSLQIIVTVMAGLLLVVAAIGTIVPVLPGSLLALLTLLGWAWTLDAPPAWVMGGLGMALVLIGWSASLVLTGRKLKERKVPGRSVLVGGIFAVVGMFVVPVVGLFVGFTLGLFLSELQRRANAAEAWSAAIAALKATGVGILIEFCCACLAGSMWAIGVVWYFVAA